A window of the Dioscorea cayenensis subsp. rotundata cultivar TDr96_F1 chromosome 14, TDr96_F1_v2_PseudoChromosome.rev07_lg8_w22 25.fasta, whole genome shotgun sequence genome harbors these coding sequences:
- the LOC120276210 gene encoding UPF0481 protein At3g47200-like, which yields MMNFTIPLSHLNAEFLPLDGAPHSEVPLLRVPIPRIYRVPSSIRKDSDKEYEPKLVSFSPHHFGNPHLRAYEAHKCRVLVHCLTRQKKLLRDIEAEVWATLNVLIMSCYDKLGERWLNYLEDLVRVMVIDGCFLLELVRPVFAHPSDDPVYSLRIEGYNFIDILDDMMLLENQLPLPFLRLLHYHLMPTRWEMHVGWIFQSIYSDFNPTQSEALEVALHPLDYVTSSMKIIRNKTMLPSFISKGNWKSAIELSNAGVDFQISNNNQIEFNNGILRLPLMVVNYRTKRKLLNAIAYEQLRGGDTMLTASVIFMANLMKTPEDVNLLCSAGIILNNLGNHQEVVDLYSDTSYRLMDFGRHHEAILCEINEYCGTKWRRFRAHLKRTYFRSPWDMLSLVYAVIIFLFTVSQTFYTIAAYYSSINDSRPK from the exons ATGATGAATTTCACTATTCCTCTCTCCCACTTGAATGCTGAATTCCTCCCACTGGACGGTGCGCCTCATTCAGAGGTGCCTTTGCTGAGGGTGCCTATCCCGCGCATCTACAGAGTGCCCTCAAGCATCCGAAAGGACAGTGACAAGGAGTACGAGCCAAAACTGGTGTCCTTTAGTCCTCACCATTTTGGCAATCCCCACCTGAGGGCCTACGAAGCTCACAAGTGCAGAGTCCTTGTCCACTGCCTCACAAGGCAAAAAAAACTCTTAAGGGATATTGAAGCGGAAGTTTGGGCCACTCTTAATGTCCTTATCATGAGTTGTTATGACAAGCTTGGGGAAAGGTGGCTGAATTATCTCGAGGACTTGGTTAGGGTCATGGTGATTGATGGGTGCTTCTTGTTGGAGCTTGTTCGTCCTGTTTTTGCTCACCCATCTGATGATCCTGTTTACAGCTTGCGCATTGAGGGTTATAACTTCATTGACATTCTTGATGACATGATGCTCCTGGAGAACCAGCTTCCTCTGCCTTTTCTCCGGTTGCTCCACTACCACCTTATGCCCACTCGCTGGGAG aTGCATGTTGGATGGATTTTTCAATCTATATACTCGGACTTCAACCCTACGCAATCCGAGGCCTTGGAAGTTGCTCTGCATCCCCTGGACTACGTAACTTCCTCTATGAAGATCATCCGCAATAAAACGATGCTGCCGTCATTTATCTCAAAAGGTAACTGGAAGTCAGCCATTGAGCTCTCGAACGCAGGAGTTGACTTCCAAATCTCCAACAATAACCAAATTGAGTTTAACAACGGCATCCTCAGACTGCCATTGATGGTGGTGAACTACCGAACCAAGAGAAAGCTCTTGAACGCCATTGCTTATGAACAGCTTCGCGGTGGCGACACCATGCTGACTGCCTCTGTGATTTTCATGGCCAACCTTATGAAGACGCCGGAGGATGTTAACCTGCTTTGCTCGGCGGGAATCATCTTGAACAACCTTGGTAACCATCAAGAAGTTGTTGATCTCTATAGTGATACTTCCTATCGCCTTATGGATTTTGGCCGCCATCATGAGGCCATCCTTTGTGAGATCAATGAGTATTGTGGCACCAAATGGAGAAGGTTCCGAGCTCATCTTAAAAGGACGTACTTTAGAAGCCCTTGGGATATGTTATCTCTTGTGTATGCTGTTATTATCTTTCTCTTCACTGTTTCACAGACTTTCTACACCATTGCTGCTTATTATTCTTCCATAAATGACTCACGTCCCAAGTAA